The Pseudomonas leptonychotis genomic sequence ACCACTGCCGTCTGACCGCCGGACAGCGCTTCGGGCTGGCTGACAATCGGATCTTCGGTAATGGTCACCGTCAAGCTACCGTGGGTCACAGCGGCAGGCTGCACGCGCACGTTCTGGCCAATCACGATGGTGCCGGTGCGCGAATTGATGATGACCTTGGCTACGGCTTGACCGATCTCGACTTCGAGGTTTTCCAGAATCGATAAGTAGTCCACCCGCTGACCCGGATCGAGCGGCGCACTGACGCGAATCGAACCACCATCCACGGCCTGGGCCACGCCTGGACCGAGCAGCTCGTTGATGTGATCAACGATGTTCTTGGCGGTGGTGAAATCCGGCCGATTAAGGTTCAGGGTCAGGCTGTTACCCTGATCGAAACCACTGGGCACCGGCCGCTCAACCGTCGCGCCGCCAGGGATACGACCCGCCGATGGCACGTTGACGGTAATCCGCGAGCCGTCGCCGCCTTCGGCGTCAAATCCGCCCACCACCAAGTTGCCTTGGGCAATGGCATAAACGTTACCGTCGATACCTTTGAGTGGCGTCATCAGCAAACTGCCGCCACGCAGGCTCTTAGCGTTACCGATGGAGGACACCGTGATGTCGATGGTCTGCCCCGGCTTAGCGAACGCTGGCAGATCGGCATGAATGGACACAGCCGCGACGTTCTTCAGCTGCACGTTGCCACCAGCCGGCACCTTAATGCCGAACTGCGCCATCATGTTGTTGAAC encodes the following:
- a CDS encoding flagellar basal body P-ring protein FlgI; this translates as MTFSKYLIATAVMLLASLAQAERLKDLASIQGVRSNQLIGYGLVVGLNGSGDQTTQTPFTVQTFNNMMAQFGIKVPAGGNVQLKNVAAVSIHADLPAFAKPGQTIDITVSSIGNAKSLRGGSLLMTPLKGIDGNVYAIAQGNLVVGGFDAEGGDGSRITVNVPSAGRIPGGATVERPVPSGFDQGNSLTLNLNRPDFTTAKNIVDHINELLGPGVAQAVDGGSIRVSAPLDPGQRVDYLSILENLEVEIGQAVAKVIINSRTGTIVIGQNVRVQPAAVTHGSLTVTITEDPIVSQPEALSGGQTAVVPRSRVNADEEAKPMFKFGPGTTLDEIVRAVNQVGASPSDLMAILEALKQAGALQADLIVI